A window of the Sphingomonas piscis genome harbors these coding sequences:
- a CDS encoding AtpZ/AtpI family protein, which translates to MIGWLIDSWRGYGHLFLVVGVVLGIIGGFWSIFKIANRRP; encoded by the coding sequence TTGATCGGCTGGCTGATCGACAGCTGGCGCGGATATGGGCATTTGTTCCTAGTGGTCGGCGTAGTGCTTGGCATTATCGGTGGCTTCTGGAGCATCTTCAAGATTGCGAACCGGCGTCCGTAA
- a CDS encoding F0F1 ATP synthase subunit A — protein MAAESGKIDPMHQFLVQPLFGEHWEIAGHSIAFTNSAAWMLASFVAIWLFMMGGMKRSLVPGRWQMAVEGFTGFITNMMDTNIGPKGRRFTPYVFSLFMFILFANLLGMFPSAIAGVHPFAVTSHLTITGILAIVSFSIVLIVGFAKHGFHFFSLFVPHGTPKLMIPLIFLIELFSFLIRPFSLGLRLFVAITAGHILMEVLAGFVINGGNGGPLTLGIVALPSFVLMLGITLLELLVAAIQAYVFALLTSLYLNDAINLH, from the coding sequence GTGGCGGCCGAAAGCGGCAAGATCGATCCGATGCACCAGTTCCTAGTGCAGCCCCTGTTCGGGGAGCATTGGGAGATTGCCGGCCATTCGATCGCGTTCACCAACAGCGCGGCGTGGATGCTTGCGAGCTTTGTCGCCATCTGGCTGTTCATGATGGGCGGCATGAAGCGCAGCTTGGTTCCGGGCCGCTGGCAGATGGCGGTGGAAGGATTCACCGGGTTCATCACGAACATGATGGACACGAACATCGGTCCCAAGGGCCGCCGGTTCACGCCTTACGTCTTCTCGTTGTTCATGTTCATCCTGTTCGCAAACCTTCTCGGAATGTTTCCAAGCGCGATCGCCGGAGTTCATCCTTTTGCGGTGACCAGCCACCTGACGATCACCGGCATCCTTGCCATCGTCAGCTTCTCCATCGTGCTGATCGTCGGCTTTGCGAAGCACGGCTTCCACTTCTTCTCGCTGTTCGTGCCCCACGGCACGCCCAAGCTGATGATCCCGCTGATCTTCCTGATCGAGCTATTCTCCTTCCTGATCCGCCCGTTTAGCCTGGGGCTGCGGTTGTTCGTCGCCATCACCGCCGGTCACATCCTGATGGAAGTGCTCGCCGGCTTCGTGATCAACGGTGGCAATGGCGGACCGCTGACGCTCGGCATCGTCGCGTTGCCGAGTTTCGTGCTGATGCTCGGCATCACGCTGCTGGAACTGCTGGTCGCTGCCATTCAGGCCTATGTCTTCGCGCTGCTGACGTCCCTGTACCTCAACGACGCGATCAACCTTCACTAA
- a CDS encoding F0F1 ATP synthase subunit C, with translation MDAEAAKLLGAGLAAIGVGMAALGVGNVFGSFLGSALRNPAAADGQQGRLFIGFAAAELLGLLAFVVAMILLFVA, from the coding sequence ATGGACGCAGAAGCCGCAAAGCTGCTCGGTGCCGGTCTCGCAGCAATTGGCGTCGGCATGGCCGCGCTTGGCGTTGGTAACGTGTTCGGTTCCTTCCTGGGCAGTGCGCTGCGCAACCCGGCGGCCGCCGACGGCCAGCAGGGCCGCCTGTTCATCGGCTTCGCCGCTGCCGAGCTTCTCGGCCTGCTGGCGTTCGTCGTTGCCATGATCCTGCTGTTCGTCGCCTAA
- a CDS encoding ATPase, producing the protein MPQIAQIGEIYLSQLIWLAVFFGLIFLVVGLGMLPKIQGTVDARNQRIAADLAEAQAARERADALEQAYRDKLDQARADAARVATDAKAQSARSTEARVAEADQAISGKVEAAQSRIAEVRAAAMAEIEAVAADAAKEIVHRVAGLTVDDGAVRSAVARELVNG; encoded by the coding sequence ATGCCGCAGATCGCCCAAATCGGCGAAATCTATCTGTCCCAGCTGATTTGGCTGGCGGTGTTCTTCGGGCTCATCTTCCTTGTCGTGGGTCTCGGCATGCTGCCGAAGATTCAGGGCACGGTAGACGCCCGGAACCAGCGGATCGCGGCCGACCTTGCGGAGGCGCAGGCCGCGCGTGAGCGTGCCGATGCCCTGGAACAGGCGTACCGCGACAAGCTGGACCAGGCACGTGCGGACGCTGCCCGTGTGGCGACGGACGCTAAGGCTCAATCCGCTCGTTCGACCGAGGCTCGGGTTGCTGAGGCCGATCAGGCGATCAGTGGCAAGGTGGAAGCAGCGCAGTCCCGGATCGCCGAAGTGCGCGCCGCTGCCATGGCGGAGATCGAGGCCGTTGCCGCCGACGCTGCGAAGGAGATCGTCCATCGGGTTGCCGGCCTGACGGTCGATGATGGAGCGGTGCGAAGCGCCGTTGCACGGGAGCTGGTCAATGGCTGA
- a CDS encoding F0F1 ATP synthase subunit B, which translates to MAEHPVETSAPAGADAAHTRGSEVAHGGAEHHGPSLLGIEAAGIVSLAMLIVLIGMLWKKVPSTIGKSLDAKIEQIRTQLAEAETLRKEAEALKAEYQAKADAAGSESEAMLARARAESDAIIAKAQSDAEALVARRTKMAEDKIAAEEMAAVNELRALAANAASKAAARLISERHDAAADQAVIDRTIGEIAAR; encoded by the coding sequence ATGGCTGAACATCCGGTTGAGACCAGCGCGCCGGCAGGGGCCGACGCGGCCCACACGAGGGGCAGCGAGGTCGCCCATGGCGGTGCCGAGCATCACGGTCCGTCGCTGCTCGGCATTGAAGCGGCAGGGATCGTCTCTCTTGCCATGCTTATCGTCCTGATCGGCATGCTTTGGAAAAAGGTGCCGTCGACCATTGGTAAGTCGCTGGACGCCAAGATCGAACAGATCCGAACCCAGCTTGCCGAGGCCGAAACGCTGCGCAAGGAAGCGGAAGCGCTTAAGGCTGAATATCAGGCCAAGGCGGATGCGGCCGGTTCAGAGTCGGAAGCAATGCTCGCGCGTGCTCGCGCTGAATCCGACGCCATCATCGCCAAGGCTCAGAGCGACGCCGAAGCGCTGGTCGCCCGCCGCACCAAGATGGCCGAGGACAAGATTGCCGCCGAAGAGATGGCCGCGGTCAATGAGCTTCGTGCCTTGGCTGCGAATGCGGCGTCCAAGGCTGCGGCGCGCTTGATTTCGGAGCGTCACGACGCTGCGGCGGATCAGGCGGTGATCGATCGCACCATCGGCGAGATCGCCGCGCGCTAA
- a CDS encoding CBS domain-containing protein encodes MKVSEVMTTKVATVRADQTAQEAARFMLRADAGSIPVLEGDRLIGMITDRDIAVRGVANGRGPDTPVRELMTEGLISTRADDEIEEAATRMSEAQVRRLPVIDETEKLVGIVSLGDLSREAEGSEAEVALEGISQPGKLHQQ; translated from the coding sequence ATGAAAGTCAGCGAAGTGATGACCACCAAGGTCGCCACCGTCCGCGCCGATCAGACCGCGCAAGAGGCTGCCAGGTTCATGCTGCGTGCCGATGCCGGTTCGATTCCAGTGTTGGAGGGTGACCGGCTGATCGGCATGATCACCGACCGCGACATTGCAGTGAGAGGGGTCGCCAACGGCCGAGGGCCGGACACGCCGGTGCGAGAATTGATGACCGAAGGGTTGATCAGCACCCGTGCTGACGACGAGATCGAAGAGGCCGCAACCCGGATGAGCGAAGCGCAGGTCCGCCGCCTGCCCGTCATCGATGAAACGGAGAAGCTCGTCGGCATCGTCAGCCTCGGCGACCTCAGCCGCGAAGCGGAAGGCTCCGAAGCCGAGGTGGCACTGGAAGGTATCAGCCAGCCGGGCAAGCTGCACCAGCAGTAA
- a CDS encoding aromatic amino acid transaminase, which produces MTTETSSAVAGLSALAPVQPDALLALIAMCNADPRADKIDVGVGVFRDGEGRTPILEVMKRAEQMLLDTQETKAYLGSAGDKRFTELLRPILLGRHAGDERIVGLQTPGGCGALRLAFELIAAANPKARVLVGNPTWPNHPPVIKASGLEIVDYAFYDKAAGSIRFDEMMSALRSAQAGDVVLLHACCHNPTGADLSEAQWDEVIAVVAERGLLPMVDIAYQGFGRGLAEDAYGLHGLLDVCDEVLIAQSCDKNFSVYRDRVGSLFVKTRSVETSTTAMAHLAQISRQMWSMPPDHGAAACRIILDTPELAARWHEELDAMRERINSVRQRIAAADPRLTFIGGQFGMFSMLPLTKEQVVSLREDHAIYMADSGRFNVVGMGDQEIGRFIEAVVATL; this is translated from the coding sequence ATGACCACCGAAACCAGCAGTGCCGTTGCCGGCCTCTCCGCCCTTGCCCCCGTTCAGCCGGATGCGCTCCTGGCGTTGATCGCCATGTGCAACGCCGATCCGCGCGCCGACAAAATTGACGTCGGCGTCGGGGTGTTTCGCGACGGCGAGGGGAGGACCCCGATCCTGGAGGTGATGAAACGCGCCGAGCAGATGTTGCTCGATACGCAGGAAACCAAGGCCTACCTCGGCAGTGCCGGCGACAAGCGCTTCACCGAACTCCTTCGCCCCATTCTGCTCGGGCGTCATGCGGGCGACGAGCGGATCGTCGGGCTCCAGACTCCCGGCGGCTGCGGCGCGCTCCGTCTCGCCTTCGAGCTGATTGCCGCCGCCAACCCCAAAGCGCGCGTGCTGGTCGGCAACCCGACTTGGCCAAACCATCCGCCTGTCATCAAGGCATCGGGTTTGGAGATCGTCGACTATGCCTTCTACGACAAGGCGGCGGGGAGCATCCGCTTCGACGAGATGATGTCGGCGTTGCGCTCGGCGCAGGCTGGGGACGTCGTTCTGCTGCACGCGTGCTGCCATAACCCGACCGGCGCAGACCTAAGCGAAGCGCAATGGGATGAGGTCATCGCGGTCGTTGCGGAGCGAGGTTTGCTGCCAATGGTCGACATCGCGTATCAAGGCTTCGGGCGCGGCTTGGCCGAGGATGCCTACGGGCTTCACGGCCTGCTCGACGTTTGCGACGAGGTGCTGATCGCACAAAGCTGCGACAAGAATTTCAGCGTCTATCGCGACCGTGTCGGCTCCCTTTTCGTCAAGACGCGGTCGGTCGAGACGTCGACGACCGCAATGGCGCACCTGGCGCAGATCTCCCGTCAAATGTGGTCGATGCCACCTGATCACGGCGCTGCTGCCTGCCGCATCATTCTCGACACGCCGGAGCTTGCCGCCCGCTGGCATGAGGAGCTTGATGCGATGCGCGAGCGGATCAACTCGGTTCGTCAGCGGATCGCGGCCGCCGACCCGCGCCTGACCTTCATCGGCGGGCAGTTCGGAATGTTCTCGATGCTGCCGCTGACAAAGGAGCAGGTTGTATCGTTGCGTGAAGATCATGCGATTTACATGGCCGACAGCGGCCGGTTCAACGTCGTCGGCATGGGCGATCAGGAGATCGGCCGCTTTATCGAAGCGGTAGTCGCCACCCTTTAG
- a CDS encoding SRPBCC family protein, translated as MAQGRSNHRRDNDNTKALIGAGLAVAAGAATFLLARRSADERGGSGISDAPDHVFRDADRDVVGRTLLVNRSPQELYAEWHDFTRFPSFMDNVRDIVKLDEERSRWTIEAPLGSTVEVVTRITEDQPGAAIAWRSERDSQIETEGRVEFLPAAPGRGTMVRLVIRYSPPGGIVGKGLAKLFQREPGIQARRDLRRFKQLMETGEVSVNASPSGRKSEQPTEARI; from the coding sequence ATGGCGCAAGGCCGTTCCAATCATAGACGAGACAATGACAATACGAAGGCGCTGATTGGCGCCGGGTTGGCGGTCGCAGCTGGCGCCGCCACCTTTCTGCTAGCGCGGCGATCTGCTGACGAGCGCGGCGGTTCGGGCATCAGCGATGCTCCGGACCATGTCTTTCGCGATGCCGATCGAGATGTGGTCGGTCGCACGCTGCTGGTGAACCGATCACCGCAGGAGCTTTACGCCGAATGGCACGACTTCACGCGCTTTCCCAGCTTCATGGACAATGTCCGGGACATCGTGAAGCTGGACGAGGAGCGTTCGCGCTGGACCATCGAGGCGCCGCTCGGATCGACCGTGGAGGTCGTGACCCGCATCACCGAGGACCAGCCCGGCGCTGCCATCGCCTGGCGGAGTGAACGGGACTCACAGATAGAAACCGAGGGCCGTGTCGAATTTCTTCCCGCGGCTCCCGGGCGGGGCACCATGGTCCGCCTTGTGATCCGATATAGTCCGCCCGGCGGGATCGTGGGCAAGGGCCTCGCTAAGCTGTTTCAGAGGGAGCCCGGCATCCAAGCCCGCCGGGATCTGCGCCGTTTCAAGCAGCTGATGGAAACCGGCGAAGTCTCCGTCAACGCTTCCCCGTCCGGACGCAAGTCGGAACAGCCAACCGAAGCGAGGATCTAG
- a CDS encoding SDR family NAD(P)-dependent oxidoreductase, whose amino-acid sequence MANKLAIVTGASSGIGLEIARLAAADGYDLIVAADTPFVDAAAAFKESGTDVRQIEADLATDQGVRQLLETVGDRDIDVLVANAGHGLGHAFLEQSPEDWRHVIDTNITGTLLLIQPIAQKMVQRGEGRILITGSIAGHMAGSFQAVYNGSKAFIDSFAAALGNELKDTGVTVTCLKPGATDTEFFERADLEDTKVGQAKKDDPADVAKTGWGAMLNGEPAVIYGVKNKLQVAAAGVMTDATTAKLHRMQAEPGSGTD is encoded by the coding sequence ATGGCCAACAAACTCGCAATCGTCACCGGTGCGTCCAGCGGCATCGGCCTTGAGATCGCCCGGCTCGCCGCAGCCGACGGCTACGACCTGATTGTCGCCGCCGACACGCCGTTTGTGGACGCGGCCGCCGCCTTCAAGGAAAGCGGCACCGACGTCCGTCAGATCGAAGCAGACCTCGCGACGGATCAGGGCGTGCGCCAGTTGCTTGAGACGGTCGGCGACCGGGACATCGACGTACTTGTCGCCAATGCCGGACACGGTCTGGGTCACGCCTTTCTCGAGCAGTCCCCGGAGGATTGGCGACACGTCATCGACACCAACATCACCGGCACCCTGCTGCTCATCCAACCGATCGCGCAGAAGATGGTGCAGCGAGGCGAGGGCAGGATCCTCATCACCGGCTCGATCGCCGGGCACATGGCCGGCTCGTTCCAGGCCGTTTACAACGGATCCAAGGCCTTCATCGACAGCTTTGCCGCGGCGCTTGGCAACGAGCTCAAGGATACGGGCGTAACCGTCACCTGCCTGAAGCCGGGTGCGACCGATACCGAATTCTTCGAACGCGCCGATCTCGAAGATACGAAGGTGGGTCAAGCCAAGAAGGACGATCCTGCCGACGTCGCTAAGACCGGCTGGGGAGCGATGCTGAATGGCGAGCCGGCGGTGATTTACGGCGTTAAGAACAAGCTGCAGGTTGCCGCGGCCGGCGTGATGACGGACGCCACCACCGCCAAGCTCCACCGCATGCAGGCGGAGCCGGGTTCCGGGACGGACTGA
- a CDS encoding DUF1993 domain-containing protein → MSFGIWTVSVPVFVNSLTNMRSWLDKAAEEKDEAALLQARLAPDMKPLPAQYQMASDSAKNALARLTGTSAPAMPDTEATFAELKDRCDRTIDYVRSFDEQQLADSEEREVTLKFPNGMGYRFRGVDYLTGFALPNFMFHVTTAYAILRNTGVSLGKPDFLQHLGPPNLGA, encoded by the coding sequence ATGAGCTTTGGAATATGGACTGTTTCCGTGCCGGTGTTCGTCAACTCGCTGACGAACATGCGTTCGTGGCTCGACAAGGCGGCTGAGGAGAAGGACGAAGCCGCGCTTCTCCAGGCGCGGCTTGCTCCCGACATGAAGCCGCTGCCGGCCCAGTATCAAATGGCGTCGGATTCCGCGAAGAATGCGCTGGCCCGCCTTACGGGCACGAGTGCGCCGGCAATGCCGGACACCGAGGCGACCTTTGCCGAACTGAAGGACCGGTGCGACCGCACCATCGATTACGTCCGCAGCTTCGATGAGCAGCAGCTTGCCGACAGTGAGGAGCGGGAGGTCACCCTGAAGTTTCCTAACGGAATGGGGTATCGTTTTCGGGGCGTCGACTATCTGACCGGCTTCGCGCTTCCCAACTTCATGTTCCATGTCACCACGGCCTACGCGATACTTCGCAACACCGGCGTATCCCTGGGCAAGCCCGACTTCCTGCAGCACCTCGGTCCGCCAAACCTTGGAGCCTGA